The Gaiella occulta genome has a window encoding:
- a CDS encoding aldehyde dehydrogenase family protein — protein MSTITTPAVHEHKLFIGGAWEPSSTGETFERENPATGEPIGLFPRGAEEDADRAIAAALEVYRSRSWWDIPGARRQHMLRGVADWLRDHIDDLTRLVSAEAGKPVAWARFDVLFAADFFDYFSGLVRDVGVGGRTIPGLRPDLFAYTLKEPAGVAGIITPWNFPLLIAAQKAAPALAAGCPIVLKPAPQTPLTALELARAFEELEFPAGVFNVVTDTGPGSPVGARLCSHPDVAVVSFTGSTGTGARVMEACAPTMKRVALELGGKSPMIVHEDADIEGAVDAAIFGIFFNTGQVCNASSRLLLHEVIADDFLERFVAAASRLRVGRPTSDDTQIGPLISRDQMERVLSYVELGKQEGADLIYGGERLTGNLETGYFVGPTIFDNVDESMRLAQDEIFGPVVTVGRYSDLSEAIERANATTFGLAAGVWTRDIEVVDRVTCEVRAGMIWVNEWLAMFPETPHGGYGMSGIGREMGPEALHEFQENKTVIQKTGPRELMFP, from the coding sequence ATGTCGACCATAACGACCCCGGCCGTCCACGAGCACAAGCTCTTCATCGGCGGTGCTTGGGAGCCGTCCTCGACGGGTGAGACGTTCGAACGGGAGAACCCGGCCACGGGTGAGCCTATCGGCCTGTTCCCGCGTGGGGCTGAGGAGGACGCAGACCGCGCGATCGCGGCGGCCCTCGAGGTCTATCGCTCCCGCAGCTGGTGGGACATCCCCGGCGCCCGGAGGCAGCACATGCTCCGGGGCGTCGCCGACTGGCTCCGCGACCACATCGACGACCTCACGAGGCTCGTGTCGGCCGAGGCGGGGAAGCCGGTTGCCTGGGCACGGTTCGATGTCCTCTTCGCAGCCGACTTCTTCGACTACTTCTCGGGGCTGGTCCGGGATGTGGGCGTCGGCGGGCGCACTATCCCCGGGCTCCGTCCCGACCTGTTTGCATACACGCTGAAGGAGCCGGCTGGGGTTGCGGGGATCATCACCCCCTGGAACTTCCCGCTGCTGATTGCCGCCCAGAAGGCTGCGCCCGCGCTGGCCGCCGGCTGTCCGATCGTCCTCAAGCCGGCACCGCAGACGCCCCTCACGGCGCTCGAGCTCGCACGGGCGTTCGAAGAGCTCGAGTTCCCGGCAGGCGTGTTCAACGTCGTGACGGACACCGGTCCCGGGAGCCCGGTCGGAGCACGACTCTGCTCGCACCCGGATGTGGCGGTCGTCTCGTTCACCGGCTCCACCGGCACAGGGGCGCGCGTCATGGAGGCCTGCGCGCCCACCATGAAGCGCGTCGCCCTCGAGCTGGGCGGGAAGTCTCCGATGATCGTCCACGAGGACGCCGATATCGAGGGCGCCGTCGACGCGGCGATCTTCGGGATCTTTTTCAACACGGGGCAGGTCTGCAACGCGTCGTCGCGCCTGCTCCTGCACGAGGTAATCGCGGACGACTTCCTCGAGCGGTTCGTCGCCGCGGCGAGCCGGCTGCGCGTTGGGCGTCCGACGAGCGACGACACGCAGATCGGCCCGCTCATCAGCCGTGATCAGATGGAGCGCGTCCTCTCGTACGTCGAGCTGGGCAAGCAGGAGGGCGCCGACCTGATCTACGGAGGCGAGCGCCTCACCGGCAACCTCGAGACCGGTTACTTCGTCGGGCCGACGATCTTCGACAACGTGGACGAGTCTATGCGCCTCGCCCAGGACGAGATCTTCGGCCCCGTGGTGACGGTCGGCCGCTACAGCGACCTCTCCGAGGCGATCGAGCGTGCGAACGCGACGACGTTCGGTCTGGCCGCCGGCGTGTGGACACGCGATATCGAGGTCGTCGACCGTGTCACCTGTGAGGTTCGGGCGGGGATGATCTGGGTCAACGAGTGGCTTGCGATGTTCCCGGAGACCCCGCACGGTGGGTACGGGATGAGCGGCATCGGCCGCGAGATGGGCCCCGAGGCCCTGCACGAGTTCCAGGAGAACAAGACGGTCATCCAGAAGACGGGTCCCCGGGAGCTGATGTTCCCGTGA
- a CDS encoding ABC transporter substrate-binding protein: MIVLGSGAFLGGLGSDAARAALSRGFAPAAKRGGTLRVGIAGGSPTDDFDMAHINGPSATVRGQAFYETVPFLDGQFRLHDDFLADEFKPNATADVWTVRLKQGVEFHNGKTATADDLLFSIKRLLDPKSGATAAGQLTAIDLKQTKKLDKRTVRFVLKTPQSFFDYLLSDIVYLVPVGYDPKKPVSTGPWRFKSFQPARQTVLTRFENYHGTPAYADQLVMTELPDDTARVNALISGQVDVINQVPYPSVAQLKGQSGVQVAVSPTGGWNPITMRVDVAPFTDVRVRQAIRLAMNRKQAIASALYGQGSPAADTYGRFDPSFSAAFTRDQDIEKAKSLLKQAGQTNLKLELVTSPIAAGIVEACQVLAQNAKAAGINITVRKVDPGTYFSRYGKWPFAIDFWVGLPYLVVASIADGPGANVVNTTHFNDPTFNKLYGQASKTLDKNKRASIVHAMQKVQYDRGGYIIWSFQNSVDAYSKKVGGIQPIDKTAWGLNRCQLHKLYFK; the protein is encoded by the coding sequence GTGATCGTGCTCGGCTCGGGTGCGTTTCTCGGCGGCCTGGGCAGCGACGCTGCGCGGGCTGCTCTCTCACGGGGCTTTGCACCGGCTGCGAAGCGCGGCGGAACGCTCCGCGTCGGGATCGCGGGTGGCTCCCCGACCGACGACTTCGACATGGCGCACATTAACGGGCCGTCCGCGACCGTGCGTGGGCAGGCGTTCTACGAGACCGTCCCGTTCCTCGACGGACAGTTCCGCTTGCATGACGACTTCCTCGCCGACGAGTTCAAGCCGAACGCAACGGCGGACGTGTGGACGGTCCGGCTCAAGCAGGGCGTCGAGTTCCACAACGGGAAGACGGCGACCGCCGACGACTTGCTCTTCTCGATCAAGCGGCTCCTCGACCCCAAGTCTGGTGCCACCGCTGCCGGCCAGCTCACGGCGATCGACCTCAAGCAGACGAAGAAGCTCGACAAGCGGACGGTTCGCTTTGTCCTCAAGACGCCGCAGTCGTTCTTCGACTACCTGCTGAGCGACATCGTCTACCTCGTGCCGGTCGGGTACGACCCGAAGAAGCCGGTCAGCACGGGTCCCTGGCGCTTCAAGAGCTTCCAGCCTGCCCGCCAGACTGTGCTCACGCGGTTCGAGAACTACCACGGTACCCCGGCGTACGCCGACCAGCTCGTCATGACAGAGCTCCCGGACGACACGGCACGCGTGAACGCGCTGATCTCGGGCCAGGTGGACGTGATCAACCAGGTCCCCTACCCGAGCGTCGCACAGCTCAAGGGGCAGTCCGGGGTCCAGGTCGCGGTCTCTCCGACCGGTGGGTGGAACCCGATCACCATGCGGGTGGACGTCGCTCCGTTCACCGACGTGCGGGTGCGCCAGGCCATCCGGCTCGCGATGAACCGCAAGCAGGCGATCGCGAGTGCGCTGTACGGCCAGGGCTCGCCGGCGGCCGACACGTATGGGCGGTTCGACCCATCGTTCAGTGCCGCATTCACCCGTGATCAGGACATCGAGAAGGCGAAGAGCCTCCTCAAGCAGGCGGGGCAGACGAACCTGAAGCTCGAGCTCGTCACCTCACCGATCGCGGCCGGCATCGTCGAGGCCTGCCAGGTGCTCGCCCAGAACGCGAAGGCCGCCGGGATCAACATCACGGTGCGCAAGGTCGATCCGGGCACGTACTTCTCCCGGTACGGCAAGTGGCCGTTTGCGATCGACTTCTGGGTGGGCCTGCCGTACCTTGTCGTCGCGTCGATCGCCGACGGCCCGGGCGCGAACGTCGTCAACACGACGCACTTCAACGATCCGACCTTCAACAAGCTCTACGGCCAGGCGTCGAAGACGCTCGACAAGAACAAGCGTGCGTCGATCGTGCACGCGATGCAGAAGGTCCAGTACGACCGGGGCGGCTACATCATCTGGTCGTTCCAGAACTCGGTCGACGCCTACTCCAAGAAAGTCGGTGGCATCCAGCCGATCGACAAGACGGCCTGGGGGCTCAACCGCTGCCAGCTGCACAAGCTCTACTTCAAGTAG